A region of the Elusimicrobiota bacterium genome:
TAGACCTGAGAAATTCCCAAAAGGGATGCCTCAGGTCTATTTTTTTACTGCAAGCATAAATTTAAACCTTAATTAAAAGCCAAATTAAACTTGAAATCCCTATAATATTATGGTATAAACTATTCAGGTAATATTGGACGACACTCCAAAGTGTGGTAGTAAAGATTGGAGTAGTATCCAAAAAGAAAGGTGTACTAAATGATTGACAGGTATTTATCAAAAGTGATTTTCAGTGATTTGCAAGATAAGATGATATTTATTGCCGGGCCCCGGCAAGTCGGGAAAACGACACTGGCAAAATATATAGGAGAAAAACATTATGCCGGCAAATACAATTACTTAAACTGGGATAATCGTTTGGATAGAAGGGCTATTCTTCAAGAAGTGTTCTCAGGCACAAACGAACTTGTCATATTTGACGAAATACACAAATATAAAAAGTGGAAGAACTATATAAAAGGGGAATACGATAAAAATAAAGATGTTTTTAAAATAATTGTTACCGGGAGCTCCAGGCTTGACATATATAGGAAACACGGTGATTCTATGCTGGGCCGTTACTATTATTTCAGGATACATCCGCTGACGGTAGCAGAATTAATTAAGAAAAATAACGATTACCAGCCTTTTTCAAAACTATCTTTTGATAAATCTTCAAAAAATATTTTAAGCGTATTTAATGATTTGTACAAGTACGGCGGATTCCCTGAAATGTATATTAAGAAAGACAAGAATAAATTAGGGAGATGGCATAACAGCCGTATAGAAAGTATTGTTCGTGAAGATGTAAGGGATATCGTTTCCATACGGGATTTAGGCACTTTAGAGCTTCTGGCAGAACTAATCCCAGAAAAAATCGGATCATTGTTGTCAATAAATTCCTTAACTGAGGATTTGCAGGTATCGTTTAAGACAGTTCGTTCATGGATAGAATGTTTGGAGCAGGTTTATTATCTTTTCCGCATATATCCATATCAGTCTAAACTGATCAGGTCACTGAAGAAAGAACCAAAGGTGTATCTCTGGGATTGGTCTCAACTAAACGAAGAAGGGCCGAAATTAGAAAATATCGTTGCCTCGCATCTGCTTAAGTTCTGCCATTATCTGCATGATGTCAAAGGATATAAAATAGATCTCAGGTTTTTACGCGATAAGGAGCAAAGAGAAGTAGATTTTCTTGTTACGGTAGATAATAAACCGTGGTTTTGTGTAGAGGTCAAGAACAGCAGGAAAGAAATATCGAAATCCCTGTTTTACTACAAGAATACCCTTAAAATACCTTACGCCTTTCAAATAACTATGGAAAATGAAGTTAATTTTGTTAAAGACGGCGTACAGGTTATCAGTGTTCCGGTTTTTTTGACTTCGCTTTATTAAAAATTTATGACGAAAATACTGCAATGGCGTAATTTGTCAATCAGCCACAAATTGAAAGCGGAATTTGCTGTAATTTTGTTGCATAAATGGTTTCCCTCCTGAGGCGGGCAGGCTAACATCGTTAAGCATGGATAGTATAGCCCTGGAATCACTCCTTGTGGGTGGTTGCGGGGCTATAATTTTGTTATATAACTTGAACATACAACGCGAAAAGAGGGTTGTGTGGCCTCTGTCTTGTTAAATCCGACTAATATGATATAATTTCACTTGCCAAAACTGCTGCTAACGCAAACGACGGCTTTTGAGTTTTGGAAATCAAAAGACGAAAATACTTGTTAGCGCTTTTATAATAAAACAATAATAAAGTATTAACGGAGCTGGCATGCAAAAAAAAGAAATTCTGAATTATGCATTGCGGGGGCTTTCCCAAAAAGAGGTCCAGAATCGGTTGGAAAAAGAAGGTTATAACGAGATCCCGTCTACTAAAAAACGCAGTGTATTTATAATAGCTCTTGAAGTTTTGAAAGAGCCGATGTTTTTGCTTTTGGTTGCCTGCGGTACAATATATCTTTTGCTTGGCGATGTTCAGGAAGCGCTGATACTGCTAGGATTTGTATTTGTCATTATGGGCATAACTTTTTATCAGGAAAGAAAAACCGAACGGGCGCTGGAAGCTTTGCGCGATCTATCCAGCCCTCGCGCATCCGTTATTCGGGACGGGCAAAAAATAAAAATCGCCGGCAGAGAAGTGGTGCGTGATGATATTATTATTTTGAGCGAAGGAGACCGCGTTCCGGCTGATGCCGTTATCTTAAAATCCTTAAATCTTTCGGCCGATGAATCTTTGCTGACGGGAGAATCCGTGCCTGTCGCAAAATATGCTGTTGAAAATGAATCTTTTGATATGGACACTATCCGTCCCGGCGGAGATAACCAGCCGTATGTCTTTTCAGGAACACTTATTGTACAGGGCCAGGCCATCGCGCAAGTCAAGAAAACGGGGATTCATACTGAGATCGGAAAGATCGGAAAATCTCTTCAGGTAATTGAAGAAGAAGAAACGCTTCTGAAAAAAGATGTTTCCCGGACGGTAAAAATAGTCGCATTAACCGGCGCGGCACTTTGCTCTTTAATTGTTGTTGTATACGGCATCACGAGGGCAAACTGGCTTCAGGGATTTTTGGCTGGGCTAACCCTTGCTATGGCAATGATACCTGAAGAATTTCCTGTCGTTTTAACCATATTCCTTTCGCTCGGAGCCTGGCGCATATCGCAAAAAAGAGTTCTTACACGAAGGATCCCCGCGGTAGAAACGCTTGGCGCGGCAACAGTTCTTTGCGTTGACAAAACCGGCACTCTTACCGTTAACCGTATGCGGGTTCAGAAACTTGCTACGCAAGGAATAACCTGCAATGTTACTTCCTCTGATAAGTTTCCCGAAGATGACCGGTTTCATCAAGTAATTGAATACGGGATTCTTGCAAGCCAGACCGATCCTTTTGACCCGATGGAAAAAGCAATAAGGGAGCTAGGCGAACAATATCTTTCTAACACCGAGCATATTCACCAGGATTGGGAAATGATTCAAGAATATCCGCTTTCAAGAGAACTGCTTGCTATGTCTCGGGTATGGAAACGGAAAAATAGCGAAGAATATGTTGTAGCGGCAAAGGGTGCACCGGAAGCGATCGCCGATTTGTGTCATCTTGACCCTGCTAAACTTGTAAAACTTAGGGAAGATATTGAAAAGTTGGCTGACGATGGCTTGCGGGTTATAGGTGTTGCCCGTTCAACTTTTCACACCGGGACATTGCCCGATATCCAGCACGAATTCGCGTTTAACTTTATCGGCATTATCGGCCTTGCCGACCCAATACGGGAACAAGTGCCTTCAGCAATAAAAGAGTGTTATAACGCCGGCATGAGGGTCATAATGATTACCGGAGATTATCCCGGAACCGCTAAAAACATTGCCGGCCAGATCGGTCTTGCTAACAAAGACGATATAATTACCGGACAAGAACTGGATAAAATGAGTGATGAAGAATTGCAGAATAAAATGAAAAATGTTAACGTATTTGCCCGCGTAGTGCCGGAACAAAAACTGCGAATAGTAACTGTGCTGAAAAGCTCAGGTGAAGTTGTTGCGATGACCGGGGACGGCGTTAATGATGCCCCTGCATTAAAAGCAGCGCATATCGGTATCGCCATGGGCGGGCGAGGAACAGATGTGGCGCGCGAATCTGCTTCTCTGGTTCTCCTGGATGACGATTTTATGTCCATCGTTGCGGCGGTCCGCATGGGACGGCGTATTTTTGATAACTTAAAAAAAGCAATTTCTTATATTTTAGCAATACATGTTCCTATAGCGGGTTTAAGCCTTTTGCCGGTACTCTTGGGATGGCCGCTGATACTTTTTCCTATCCATATAGTCTTTCTTGAACTTATAATAGATCCCGCATGTTCGCTGGTGTTTGAAGCGGAAAACGAAGAAAAAAA
Encoded here:
- a CDS encoding HAD-IC family P-type ATPase; the protein is MQKKEILNYALRGLSQKEVQNRLEKEGYNEIPSTKKRSVFIIALEVLKEPMFLLLVACGTIYLLLGDVQEALILLGFVFVIMGITFYQERKTERALEALRDLSSPRASVIRDGQKIKIAGREVVRDDIIILSEGDRVPADAVILKSLNLSADESLLTGESVPVAKYAVENESFDMDTIRPGGDNQPYVFSGTLIVQGQAIAQVKKTGIHTEIGKIGKSLQVIEEEETLLKKDVSRTVKIVALTGAALCSLIVVVYGITRANWLQGFLAGLTLAMAMIPEEFPVVLTIFLSLGAWRISQKRVLTRRIPAVETLGAATVLCVDKTGTLTVNRMRVQKLATQGITCNVTSSDKFPEDDRFHQVIEYGILASQTDPFDPMEKAIRELGEQYLSNTEHIHQDWEMIQEYPLSRELLAMSRVWKRKNSEEYVVAAKGAPEAIADLCHLDPAKLVKLREDIEKLADDGLRVIGVARSTFHTGTLPDIQHEFAFNFIGIIGLADPIREQVPSAIKECYNAGMRVIMITGDYPGTAKNIAGQIGLANKDDIITGQELDKMSDEELQNKMKNVNVFARVVPEQKLRIVTVLKSSGEVVAMTGDGVNDAPALKAAHIGIAMGGRGTDVARESASLVLLDDDFMSIVAAVRMGRRIFDNLKKAISYILAIHVPIAGLSLLPVLLGWPLILFPIHIVFLELIIDPACSLVFEAENEEKNIMNRPPRNLKEPLFSWETVGYSLLQGIILLGAAIVLYIFVQQLGETVSQARTLAFTTLIIGNIGLILSNRSWTLFIPKLLRYKNTALIWVVSGAVIFMLLALFIPSLMKIFRFEPFHFRDMLMSVGAGLISIVCFELIKFIRNYNHSKYNNIVNSSF
- a CDS encoding ATP-binding protein, which translates into the protein MIDRYLSKVIFSDLQDKMIFIAGPRQVGKTTLAKYIGEKHYAGKYNYLNWDNRLDRRAILQEVFSGTNELVIFDEIHKYKKWKNYIKGEYDKNKDVFKIIVTGSSRLDIYRKHGDSMLGRYYYFRIHPLTVAELIKKNNDYQPFSKLSFDKSSKNILSVFNDLYKYGGFPEMYIKKDKNKLGRWHNSRIESIVREDVRDIVSIRDLGTLELLAELIPEKIGSLLSINSLTEDLQVSFKTVRSWIECLEQVYYLFRIYPYQSKLIRSLKKEPKVYLWDWSQLNEEGPKLENIVASHLLKFCHYLHDVKGYKIDLRFLRDKEQREVDFLVTVDNKPWFCVEVKNSRKEISKSLFYYKNTLKIPYAFQITMENEVNFVKDGVQVISVPVFLTSLY